The following proteins are encoded in a genomic region of Vibrio tasmaniensis:
- a CDS encoding cobalamin biosynthesis family protein, which translates to MQTLFDQVFANGVLLVMWGALLFHLILPIPHAAHPTTLWHKFAELLATKVNNNQNYSQSLISGTLAWGLMVLPALVILLALQPLVWQSQLFELALLLLAIDWRNNEKLANQLIKALGREDKAEARQLLAPIVNRQTESLSSLGLGKAAAETIIMGYARNVVCVLFWYAIGGGIAALMYRLIVELARAWSPSRKRFSPFGSTAIKIVAILEFIPMRLFALMIVCGDKASHTFKMMLVQSRSWPLPGPAWLITAVGNKLELSLGGPAIYDNTKAIRAKLGGRVAPSALHLSQIQKLLFGRIAIWIFLQSLILLFVHQGI; encoded by the coding sequence ATGCAAACACTGTTTGATCAGGTATTTGCGAATGGCGTGCTCCTTGTAATGTGGGGAGCACTGCTTTTTCATTTAATTTTACCTATCCCCCATGCCGCACACCCCACGACCTTATGGCATAAGTTTGCTGAACTTTTAGCAACCAAGGTTAATAACAATCAAAATTATTCCCAAAGCTTAATCTCAGGCACTTTAGCTTGGGGGTTAATGGTCTTGCCGGCTCTGGTTATCCTATTGGCACTGCAACCACTGGTTTGGCAATCGCAACTGTTTGAATTAGCCCTGTTGTTACTCGCCATTGATTGGCGTAACAATGAAAAGTTGGCAAATCAACTGATCAAAGCTCTTGGCCGAGAAGATAAAGCCGAAGCTCGCCAGTTACTGGCTCCGATTGTTAACCGTCAAACTGAATCACTGTCATCACTTGGGCTTGGCAAAGCCGCTGCTGAAACTATCATCATGGGTTACGCTCGTAATGTGGTTTGTGTTTTATTCTGGTACGCCATTGGTGGTGGAATCGCCGCTTTAATGTATCGCCTGATTGTCGAATTAGCCCGAGCGTGGTCACCAAGTCGTAAGCGATTTTCTCCATTTGGCTCAACCGCTATCAAGATCGTCGCTATCCTAGAATTTATACCAATGCGCTTGTTTGCCTTGATGATTGTATGTGGCGATAAAGCGTCTCACACATTCAAGATGATGCTCGTTCAGAGTCGCTCTTGGCCATTGCCCGGACCTGCATGGTTGATTACTGCTGTCGGCAACAAGCTTGAGCTGTCACTGGGCGGCCCTGCGATTTACGACAACACCAAAGCTATTCGAGCAAAATTAGGCGGCAGAGTCGCCCCTTCAGCGCTGCACTTATCTCAAATTCAAAAACTGCTGTTTGGTCGCATCGCTATCTGGATATTTTTACAAAGCCTAATCTTACTATTTGTTCACCAAGGGATTTAG
- the btuF gene encoding vitamin B12 ABC transporter substrate-binding protein BtuF: MKPLALVTSLTILSSSLWLPLSFAEEALLTSEKVQPAQRVVSLAPHATELAYSAGLGDKLIAVSERSDYPLQADKLEKVANYQGIKVEKIIALQPDLILAWPAGNPPRELAKLEQFGFNIYYSKTKSLDNIATNIEQLSQFASDPSIGENNAQQYREQLNALKLKYKDAEPVNYFYQLSEKPIITVAQGHWPSEVFEFCGGHNIFEDSASPYPQVGIEQVVLRKPQVIFTSQHAIENGTMWQTWEDEIPAVAQHQIWSLNSDWINRPTTRTLKAIQQVCDFFDRARQNH, from the coding sequence GTGAAACCATTAGCACTTGTTACAAGCCTTACTATTTTGTCTTCCAGCTTATGGCTGCCTTTATCATTTGCAGAAGAAGCACTACTGACTTCAGAAAAAGTTCAACCTGCTCAACGTGTGGTTAGCCTTGCTCCTCATGCCACTGAACTCGCATACAGCGCTGGTTTAGGTGATAAGCTTATTGCGGTGAGTGAGCGAAGTGATTATCCACTACAAGCTGACAAGCTAGAGAAAGTGGCGAATTACCAAGGCATCAAGGTTGAGAAGATCATCGCCCTGCAACCTGATCTCATTCTCGCATGGCCAGCGGGAAACCCGCCCAGAGAACTCGCGAAACTGGAGCAATTTGGTTTTAATATTTACTACTCAAAAACCAAGAGCCTAGATAACATCGCGACCAATATTGAGCAACTTAGCCAATTCGCAAGCGATCCAAGTATTGGCGAAAATAACGCTCAACAATACAGAGAGCAGCTCAACGCGTTGAAACTAAAATACAAAGATGCCGAGCCAGTAAACTACTTTTACCAACTCAGTGAGAAGCCGATCATCACTGTTGCTCAAGGGCACTGGCCAAGTGAGGTGTTTGAGTTTTGTGGCGGTCACAATATTTTCGAAGACAGTGCTTCCCCTTACCCGCAAGTTGGCATTGAGCAAGTTGTATTAAGGAAGCCGCAAGTGATCTTCACTTCTCAGCACGCGATTGAGAATGGAACCATGTGGCAAACTTGGGAAGATGAGATCCCAGCAGTCGCTCAACATCAGATTTGGTCACTCAACTCTGACTGGATTAATCGCCCGACGACGAGAACTTTGAAAGCGATCCAACAAGTATGCGATTTCTTCGATAGAGCTAGGCAAAATCACTAA
- a CDS encoding TRIC cation channel family protein, whose amino-acid sequence MDSMLLYIIDLFGTAIFAVSGVFVAGRLKMDPFGVAVLGSVTAIGGGTIRDMALGATPVFWITDTTYLWVIITTCLLTMIIVRRPKRLAWWILPVCDAIGLAVFVGIGVEKALIYQDSALVAIIMGVITGCGGGIIRDVLAREVPMILRSEVYATACIIGGTFHTMALSMGHDSETAFLAGVLTTLLIRLGAIRWHLSLPTFAIK is encoded by the coding sequence ATGGACTCCATGCTGCTTTATATTATCGATTTATTTGGCACTGCCATTTTTGCTGTCTCAGGCGTATTTGTCGCTGGCCGTCTTAAGATGGATCCCTTTGGTGTCGCTGTTTTAGGCAGTGTAACCGCGATTGGCGGCGGTACAATTCGTGACATGGCATTGGGTGCAACCCCCGTGTTTTGGATCACCGATACCACCTACCTTTGGGTCATTATCACTACCTGTTTGCTGACCATGATTATAGTAAGACGTCCAAAGCGTCTGGCTTGGTGGATATTGCCGGTATGTGATGCGATCGGCTTAGCAGTGTTTGTTGGCATTGGTGTAGAAAAAGCATTGATTTATCAAGACTCTGCATTGGTTGCTATTATCATGGGTGTTATCACAGGCTGTGGTGGCGGTATTATCCGTGACGTGCTTGCCCGCGAAGTGCCAATGATTCTAAGAAGTGAAGTCTACGCGACCGCTTGTATCATTGGTGGTACTTTCCATACCATGGCGCTCAGCATGGGGCACGACTCAGAAACCGCATTTCTGGCCGGCGTGCTCACGACACTATTGATTAGACTTGGCGCCATTCGCTGGCACTTATCACTACCGACTTTCGCTATCAAATAG
- a CDS encoding LysR family transcriptional regulator yields the protein MLLEGIETLLVLSKAKTMSRTGSLLYISQSAVSKRIANLEKKLGKKLIEPSGRQIKLTPDAIALIESIGPAFNELRGLIYEQQELEDTTLITLDSSKSLIAGYLGEMMGKFIQQDKYITITTNHTPRIIERVQSGKATLGLCAGLLPPHHGLMTFHLFDEPFYIVSKAPLSELPPLVITNDMTNPANSYQLSVLEKFGIKPLMEMDAYTAAAQLALGGTGPALIPLSIVKTLNIEPQYLFSFPELEGLIRPIHICVRPNSYQSPRVKILIESIVDAVPKAV from the coding sequence ATGCTACTCGAAGGAATCGAAACTCTACTGGTATTGAGTAAAGCAAAGACCATGAGCCGCACAGGCAGTTTGCTTTATATCAGCCAATCAGCGGTCAGCAAACGGATTGCGAATTTAGAAAAGAAGTTAGGTAAGAAACTCATAGAACCGAGTGGCCGACAGATAAAACTGACGCCGGATGCGATCGCGCTCATCGAGAGTATTGGCCCCGCATTCAATGAACTTAGAGGGCTTATTTATGAACAGCAAGAGTTGGAAGATACCACTCTCATTACTTTAGATAGCTCTAAGTCGCTGATCGCAGGTTATCTAGGTGAAATGATGGGGAAATTTATCCAGCAAGATAAATACATCACCATCACCACTAACCATACACCAAGAATTATCGAGCGAGTGCAGTCTGGTAAGGCGACCTTAGGGTTGTGTGCTGGTTTACTGCCGCCGCATCATGGGTTGATGACATTCCACCTGTTTGATGAGCCGTTTTACATTGTGAGTAAGGCGCCACTTAGTGAGCTTCCCCCGTTAGTCATTACCAACGACATGACGAATCCGGCAAACTCGTATCAGTTATCTGTGCTTGAAAAGTTCGGCATCAAACCCTTGATGGAGATGGATGCCTACACCGCAGCAGCCCAGCTAGCGTTGGGAGGAACGGGCCCGGCTTTGATCCCGCTCTCTATCGTAAAGACACTCAATATTGAGCCTCAATACCTGTTTAGCTTTCCAGAGTTAGAGGGATTAATTCGACCTATTCATATCTGTGTAAGGCCGAACAGCTATCAATCTCCGCGAGTTAAAATACTGATAGAATCCATTGTTGATGCTGTTCCCAAAGCAGTTTAG
- a CDS encoding TSUP family transporter has translation MEITLEILAILFVVATAAGFIDAMAGGGGLLTLPALLAAGVPPTQALATNKLQSSFGSFSASWYFVRNGIVSIKEMRLAIFCTFIGSAIGAELVQHIDASLLTSVIPLLLIAISLYFLLAPQTRASEGKQKISEATFALCIGGGVGFYDGFFGPGTGSIFTVCFVAIGHFSLVDATARTKVLNFTSNIAALIFFILAGLPIWELGLVMAVGGFMGAQLGAKVVVTKGQKWIRPLVIVMSMLMASKLLWEQHQQWILSVF, from the coding sequence ATGGAAATCACTCTAGAAATATTGGCTATCTTGTTTGTAGTTGCAACGGCGGCAGGCTTTATTGATGCAATGGCTGGCGGCGGTGGGTTATTGACTCTACCTGCATTGCTAGCGGCTGGAGTGCCACCCACGCAGGCACTGGCAACCAATAAACTTCAAAGCTCATTTGGTAGTTTTTCTGCCAGTTGGTATTTCGTGCGTAACGGTATCGTCAGTATTAAAGAGATGCGCCTCGCGATCTTTTGTACCTTTATTGGTTCTGCCATTGGCGCCGAGTTGGTCCAGCACATTGATGCGAGCCTACTGACTAGCGTGATACCGTTGCTGCTTATTGCTATCTCTCTCTATTTCCTGTTAGCACCACAAACCAGAGCGTCTGAAGGAAAACAGAAGATCTCTGAGGCGACGTTTGCTTTGTGTATTGGTGGCGGTGTTGGCTTCTACGATGGCTTTTTTGGCCCAGGAACAGGTTCAATTTTCACTGTATGTTTTGTTGCGATTGGTCACTTCTCGTTAGTCGACGCTACGGCGCGCACCAAGGTATTGAACTTTACCTCGAATATCGCTGCACTGATTTTCTTTATTTTGGCCGGCTTGCCAATTTGGGAATTAGGATTAGTGATGGCAGTTGGTGGCTTTATGGGTGCTCAACTTGGCGCTAAAGTCGTGGTGACAAAAGGGCAGAAATGGATTCGCCCTCTTGTGATCGTGATGTCGATGTTAATGGCGTCTAAACTGCTTTGGGAACAGCATCAACAATGGATTCTATCAGTATTTTAA
- the carB gene encoding carbamoyl-phosphate synthase large subunit, giving the protein MPKRTDIKSVLILGAGPIVIGQACEFDYSGAQACKALREEGYRVILVNSNPATIMTDPDMADATYIEPIQWEVVRNIIAKEKPDAVLPTMGGQTALNCALDLEKYGVLEEFGVEMIGATADAIDKAEDRSRFDKAMKAIGLECPTADTAKTMEEAYKVQEMVGFPCIIRPSFTMGGTGGGIAYNKEEFEEICRRGLDLSPTNELLIDESLIGWKEYEMEVVRDKNDNCIIVCAIENFDPMGIHTGDSITVAPAQTLTDKEYQLMRNASLAVLREIGVETGGSNVQFGINPKDGRMVIIEMNPRVSRSSALASKATGFPIAKIAAKLAVGFTLDELMNDITGGATPASFEPTIDYVVTKIPRFNFEKFAGANDRLTTQMKSVGEVMAIGRNQQESLQKALRGLEVGATGFDEMVDLDAPDALTTIRHELKEAGSDRIWYIADAFRAGMSVDGVFNLTQIDRWFLVQIEDIVKLEQELKAKGFAGLNKDELMKLKRKGFADARLSKILGVAESEIRRLRDQYDIHPVYKRVDTCAAEFSSDTAYMYSSYDDECESNPTDKEKIMILGGGPNRIGQGIEFDYCCVHASLALREDGYETIMVNCNPETVSTDYDTSDRLYFEPVTLEDVLAIVRVEKPKGVIVQYGGQTPLKLARELEAAGVPIIGTSPDAIDRAEDRERFQVAVDRLGLLQPENATVTTMEQAVDKSREIGFPLVVRPSYVLGGRAMEIVYDEQDLRRYFNEAVSVSNESPVLLDSFLDDAVEVDVDAICDGERVVIAGIMEHIEQAGVHSGDSACSLPAYTLSQEIQDVMREQVEKLAFELGVRGLMNTQFAVKNNEVYLIEVNPRAARTVPFVSKATGAAVAKIAARVMAGQSLESQGFTKEIIPPYYSVKEVVLPFNKFPGVDPLLGPEMRSTGEVMGVGATFAEAYSKAELGCGHIYPEGGRALLSVREGDKERVVDLASKLSKLGYQLDATHGTAVILGEAGINPRLVNKVHEGRPHILDRIKNNEYTYIVNTAAGRQAIEDSKVLRRGALAEKVNYTTTLNAAFATCMAHTADAKTSVTSVQELHAQVKASLA; this is encoded by the coding sequence ATGCCAAAACGTACTGACATTAAAAGTGTTCTAATTCTAGGTGCTGGTCCGATTGTTATCGGTCAAGCATGTGAGTTTGATTACTCTGGTGCTCAAGCTTGTAAAGCACTTCGCGAAGAAGGTTACCGAGTTATTCTTGTAAACTCGAACCCAGCGACAATCATGACTGACCCAGACATGGCTGATGCGACTTACATCGAACCTATCCAATGGGAAGTGGTTCGTAACATCATCGCTAAAGAGAAGCCAGATGCAGTTCTACCGACAATGGGCGGCCAAACTGCACTTAACTGTGCGTTAGATTTAGAAAAATACGGCGTACTTGAAGAGTTCGGCGTAGAGATGATTGGTGCAACTGCTGACGCTATCGATAAAGCAGAAGACCGTTCACGCTTTGATAAAGCAATGAAAGCTATTGGCCTTGAGTGTCCAACGGCTGATACAGCGAAAACGATGGAAGAAGCTTACAAAGTTCAAGAAATGGTTGGTTTCCCTTGTATCATTCGTCCATCGTTTACGATGGGTGGTACAGGCGGTGGTATCGCTTATAACAAAGAAGAATTTGAAGAAATCTGTCGTCGTGGTTTGGATCTTTCTCCAACCAACGAACTTCTAATCGATGAGTCACTTATCGGTTGGAAAGAGTACGAGATGGAAGTGGTTCGCGACAAGAACGACAACTGTATCATCGTATGTGCGATTGAAAACTTTGACCCAATGGGTATTCACACTGGTGACTCGATCACCGTGGCTCCGGCTCAAACGCTAACAGACAAAGAATACCAACTAATGCGTAACGCTTCTCTAGCGGTACTGCGTGAGATTGGTGTTGAAACAGGTGGTTCAAACGTACAGTTTGGTATCAACCCGAAAGATGGCCGTATGGTTATCATCGAGATGAACCCACGTGTATCTCGTTCTTCTGCACTTGCTTCTAAAGCAACAGGTTTCCCAATCGCTAAGATTGCAGCGAAACTGGCTGTTGGCTTTACGCTAGACGAGCTAATGAATGACATCACTGGTGGCGCAACGCCAGCATCATTCGAACCAACAATCGACTACGTAGTTACTAAGATTCCTCGTTTTAACTTCGAGAAATTTGCAGGTGCTAACGACCGTCTAACGACGCAAATGAAGTCGGTTGGTGAAGTTATGGCTATCGGCCGTAACCAACAAGAATCTCTACAGAAAGCACTTCGCGGTCTAGAAGTTGGCGCAACTGGTTTTGACGAAATGGTCGACCTAGATGCACCTGACGCTCTAACGACGATTCGCCATGAGCTTAAAGAAGCTGGTTCTGACCGTATTTGGTACATCGCAGACGCTTTCCGTGCTGGTATGTCAGTTGATGGTGTATTTAACCTAACGCAAATTGACCGCTGGTTCCTAGTTCAAATCGAAGACATCGTAAAACTAGAGCAAGAACTTAAAGCGAAAGGCTTTGCTGGTCTGAATAAAGACGAGCTAATGAAGCTTAAGCGTAAAGGTTTTGCTGATGCTCGCCTGTCTAAGATTCTAGGTGTGGCAGAAAGTGAAATTCGTCGTCTACGTGACCAATACGATATTCACCCAGTCTACAAGCGTGTAGATACGTGTGCGGCTGAGTTCTCTTCTGATACGGCTTACATGTACTCATCTTACGATGACGAATGTGAATCGAACCCAACAGACAAAGAGAAAATCATGATCCTAGGCGGCGGTCCAAACCGTATCGGCCAAGGTATTGAATTCGATTACTGTTGTGTACATGCTTCTCTAGCATTACGTGAAGATGGCTACGAAACAATCATGGTTAACTGTAACCCTGAGACAGTTTCGACAGACTACGATACGTCTGACCGTCTGTACTTTGAACCAGTAACTCTGGAAGACGTACTAGCAATCGTTCGTGTTGAGAAGCCAAAAGGCGTTATCGTTCAGTACGGTGGTCAAACACCACTGAAACTGGCTCGTGAGCTTGAAGCTGCTGGCGTACCAATCATTGGTACTAGCCCAGACGCAATCGACCGTGCAGAAGACCGTGAGCGTTTCCAAGTTGCTGTTGACCGTCTTGGTCTTCTACAACCAGAAAACGCGACAGTAACAACAATGGAGCAAGCGGTAGATAAATCTCGCGAAATCGGCTTCCCTTTGGTTGTTCGTCCTTCTTATGTTCTTGGTGGTCGTGCGATGGAAATCGTCTACGATGAGCAAGACTTACGTCGCTACTTCAACGAAGCTGTAAGTGTTTCAAACGAATCTCCAGTACTACTTGATAGCTTCCTAGATGACGCTGTTGAAGTAGACGTTGATGCGATTTGTGACGGTGAGCGCGTTGTTATTGCGGGTATCATGGAGCACATCGAGCAAGCGGGTGTTCACTCAGGTGACTCAGCATGTTCTCTTCCTGCTTACACGTTAAGCCAAGAAATCCAAGACGTAATGCGTGAGCAAGTTGAAAAGCTAGCGTTCGAGTTGGGTGTTCGTGGTCTAATGAATACGCAGTTTGCTGTTAAGAACAACGAAGTGTACCTAATCGAGGTGAACCCTCGTGCAGCACGTACAGTACCGTTCGTATCGAAAGCAACAGGCGCAGCAGTTGCTAAGATTGCAGCTCGTGTGATGGCGGGTCAATCGCTAGAGTCTCAAGGCTTTACGAAAGAAATCATCCCACCTTACTACTCAGTGAAAGAAGTTGTTCTTCCGTTCAACAAATTCCCTGGTGTAGACCCACTATTAGGCCCAGAAATGCGCTCTACTGGTGAAGTTATGGGTGTTGGTGCAACGTTTGCTGAAGCATACTCTAAAGCTGAATTGGGTTGTGGTCACATCTACCCTGAAGGCGGTCGTGCATTGCTTTCTGTTCGCGAAGGCGACAAAGAGCGCGTTGTTGACCTAGCATCTAAGCTATCTAAGCTTGGTTACCAGCTAGACGCAACACACGGTACTGCAGTTATCCTTGGCGAAGCGGGTATTAACCCACGTCTAGTAAACAAGGTACACGAAGGTCGTCCTCACATTCTTGACCGTATCAAGAACAATGAGTACACCTACATCGTGAACACTGCAGCTGGCCGTCAAGCGATTGAAGATTCTAAAGTTCTTCGTCGTGGCGCGTTGGCTGAGAAAGTGAACTACACGACTACGCTAAACGCTGCATTCGCGACTTGTATGGCGCACACTGCAGACGCGAAAACGTCAGTAACTTCAGTTCAAGAGCTACACGCACAAGTTAAAGCTTCTCTAGCTTAA
- the carA gene encoding glutamine-hydrolyzing carbamoyl-phosphate synthase small subunit, translating into MKKSALLVLEDGTVFHGEAIGAVGSAVGEVVFNTSMTGYQEILTDPSYSQQIVTLTYPHIGNTGTNSEDEESSSIHAQGLVIRDLPLIASNFRNEQSLSDYLKSQNVIGIADIDTRKLTRILREKGAQNGCIVAGNNIDEALALAKAKEFPGLKGMDLAKEVTTKEAYQWKQGSWTLTGGLPEAKADSELPYHVVAYDFGAKRNILRMLVDRGCRLTVVPAETSAEEVLSLNPDGVFLSNGPGDPEPCTYAIEATKVFLEKGLPIFGICLGHQILALASGAKTVKMKFGHHGANHPVKDLDRDVVMITSQNHGFAADEDTLPETLRATHKSLFDGSLQGIHRTDKPAFSFQGHPEASPGPEDAAPLFDHFIELINQSVANKQDKA; encoded by the coding sequence TTGAAGAAGTCAGCACTACTCGTCCTAGAAGATGGGACAGTATTTCACGGTGAAGCCATTGGCGCTGTAGGTTCTGCAGTTGGTGAAGTCGTTTTTAATACCTCGATGACGGGGTACCAAGAAATCCTCACTGATCCTTCCTATTCTCAGCAAATCGTTACTCTTACTTACCCTCACATTGGCAATACCGGAACCAATTCCGAAGATGAAGAATCTTCTTCAATCCACGCTCAAGGCCTTGTGATTCGCGATCTCCCTCTAATCGCTTCTAACTTCCGTAATGAACAATCTCTTTCTGATTACCTTAAGTCGCAAAACGTTATTGGTATCGCTGATATCGATACACGTAAGTTGACGCGTATTCTGCGTGAAAAAGGTGCTCAAAACGGTTGTATCGTAGCAGGCAACAATATTGATGAGGCTCTAGCGTTAGCGAAAGCAAAAGAATTCCCTGGCCTGAAAGGTATGGACCTTGCGAAAGAAGTTACAACAAAAGAAGCGTATCAATGGAAACAAGGTTCGTGGACGCTTACGGGTGGACTTCCTGAAGCGAAAGCAGACTCTGAATTGCCATACCACGTTGTTGCTTATGACTTCGGAGCAAAACGAAACATCCTACGAATGCTTGTTGACCGCGGCTGCCGCCTAACGGTTGTTCCTGCTGAGACTTCTGCTGAAGAAGTACTATCACTGAACCCAGACGGTGTTTTCCTTTCAAATGGCCCTGGTGACCCAGAACCATGTACTTACGCAATTGAAGCGACAAAAGTGTTCCTAGAAAAAGGCTTACCAATCTTTGGTATCTGTCTAGGTCACCAGATTCTTGCTCTTGCGTCAGGCGCTAAGACAGTGAAGATGAAGTTTGGTCACCACGGTGCAAACCACCCGGTTAAAGATTTAGATCGTGATGTTGTGATGATTACTTCACAAAACCACGGCTTTGCTGCTGACGAAGATACGCTTCCAGAGACATTACGAGCGACTCATAAGTCTCTATTTGATGGTTCTCTACAAGGTATCCACCGTACAGATAAACCAGCATTTAGCTTCCAAGGTCACCCAGAAGCAAGCCCAGGTCCAGAAGATGCGGCACCGCTATTCGACCACTTCATTGAATTAATTAACCAGTCTGTTGCAAACAAACAAGACAAAGCGTAA
- the dapB gene encoding 4-hydroxy-tetrahydrodipicolinate reductase, whose protein sequence is MEIFAVVRIAIAGAAGRMGRNLVKAAHHNSEASVGAGSERPESSLVGVDVGELCGEGRFDVALVDDLSKAVEEFDVIVDFTAPVSTLANIELCKRHGKKLIIGTTGFSEEEKQVIDAASKEMAIVMAPNYSVGVNLVFKLLEKAAKVMGDYCDVEIVEAHHRHKVDAPSGTAIGMGEAIAGAMGNELNDVAVWSREGITGERTKDEIGFATIRAGDIIGEHTAMFADIGERVEITHKATDRMTFANGAIKAAVWLNDKPAGFYTMTDVLGLNDL, encoded by the coding sequence ATGGAGATATTCGCAGTGGTAAGAATTGCAATTGCAGGAGCAGCTGGCCGCATGGGTCGCAACTTGGTGAAAGCCGCTCATCATAATTCAGAAGCAAGTGTTGGAGCTGGTTCAGAGCGTCCAGAGTCATCCTTGGTCGGCGTAGATGTCGGCGAGTTATGTGGCGAAGGTCGTTTTGATGTGGCTCTAGTCGATGACCTTTCAAAAGCGGTTGAAGAATTTGACGTGATCGTCGACTTTACCGCACCTGTAAGCACATTAGCGAATATTGAACTTTGTAAACGTCACGGTAAGAAACTGATCATCGGCACGACGGGTTTCTCTGAAGAAGAAAAGCAGGTTATCGATGCGGCTTCAAAAGAGATGGCTATCGTAATGGCACCGAACTATAGCGTTGGTGTGAACCTAGTTTTTAAGCTGTTAGAGAAGGCCGCTAAAGTCATGGGCGATTACTGTGATGTTGAAATCGTAGAGGCTCACCACCGTCATAAAGTCGATGCACCGTCTGGTACTGCGATTGGCATGGGCGAAGCGATCGCTGGTGCGATGGGCAATGAGCTAAACGATGTCGCAGTATGGTCACGCGAAGGTATTACGGGCGAGCGTACCAAAGATGAGATCGGTTTTGCGACAATTCGTGCCGGTGACATCATTGGTGAGCATACCGCGATGTTTGCTGATATCGGTGAACGAGTGGAAATTACCCATAAAGCCACTGATCGAATGACCTTTGCTAATGGCGCAATCAAGGCCGCGGTTTGGTTAAATGATAAACCAGCTGGCTTTTATACCATGACGGATGTGCTTGGTTTGAATGACCTATAA
- the mutT gene encoding 8-oxo-dGTP diphosphatase MutT, which produces MKRIHIVAGIIFNQDKSQVFITKRPDDKHKGGFWEFPGGKVEAGETIEQAMSRELDEEIGIKVTEQSLFEHLEFDYTDKSLKFDFMLVTDFEEQPYGKEGQQGEWVSLASLNQYAFPEANVPILERVIKEFS; this is translated from the coding sequence ATGAAAAGAATCCATATTGTCGCGGGCATTATCTTCAACCAAGATAAGTCACAGGTCTTTATCACTAAACGCCCAGACGACAAGCATAAAGGCGGTTTTTGGGAATTTCCAGGTGGCAAGGTTGAAGCGGGCGAAACCATTGAACAAGCAATGAGCCGTGAGCTTGATGAAGAGATTGGCATTAAGGTGACTGAACAGTCTCTGTTTGAACACCTGGAATTTGATTACACCGATAAGTCGCTCAAGTTTGATTTTATGTTGGTTACTGATTTTGAAGAGCAGCCTTATGGCAAAGAGGGTCAGCAAGGTGAATGGGTAAGCCTAGCATCATTAAATCAATACGCCTTTCCCGAAGCGAACGTACCAATTTTAGAGCGAGTAATAAAAGAGTTTTCGTAA